The following proteins are encoded in a genomic region of Corticium candelabrum chromosome 11, ooCorCand1.1, whole genome shotgun sequence:
- the LOC134187108 gene encoding uncharacterized protein K02A2.6-like, whose product MEIPPVERFQFPDESTSDLGANWEKWKRSFQYYLDGRGINQDARKRALLLHSAGPRVQTIFETLDDTGNTYASAIQSLDTYFQPLVNKYYERYRFRQRRQQQGEAIDRFVSRLRQQAAKCSFADSDENILDQLIEKCDGSRVRSKLLEEGNDLTLEKAISLARTLESVAAQERDISSQQDAGPSTERTLRVESTWKDRQAKSKGKPQAKKPQHAKQCSRCGLEGHGPTDAKCPAKKVECNKCHKQGHYARMCKTKSNGSKTGKVLMTEESQCKQGECLSKSDSEYVFAVNHEHATAVIRIGGVDTQVVIDSGACSNIMSQQEFTRLKHKGMKYKSCKVKKTLYTYGSTRPLSVVGGFDTEVASEGKQMTTQFIVVRCSGPTLLGRQTAPELHLLTLGSVREDNTLGRKELIEEYSDCFSGLGKLKDFQLKIHIDESVTPVAQQPRRIPFGLRDKVEAELNHLLEADVIEEVQGPTSWISPVVVIPKKGGQVRICVDMRRANEAVIRERHPIPTVDEVVEELRHSKHFSRLDLKKGFHQVELDETSRPITTFVTHKGLFRYKRLMFGVSSAPEAYQRIIQQTLSGCEGTTNISDDILVHGVSKAEHDLRLRAVLDRIRDRGLTLNAEKCDFDMDKLKFMGHVISKEGISPADDKVASIMATRDPKTATEVRSFLGIVNFCAKFIPDLATIADPLRKCARANQSFMWTKTEAEAFATIKNRLRDATALAVFDRTAHTSVVADASPVGLGAVLWQEQDGMKKPISYASRSLTDVERRYSQTEKEALGLVWACERFNLYLAGRKFDLITDHRPLQTIYGPRSKPSARIERWVLRLQPYDFNVIYTPGKYNIADPLSRLSLRDQGGENDEYIKFVAREAAPSSISPRQIEEASKEDSELQSLRRSIREGNQANVPANYKHVFGELTIVGYIVLRNCRIVIPTKLRNQVLQLAHEGNQGITKCKDRLRTKVWWPGIDREMERICRTCHACQITQLPSHPPPMKRTQLPTGPWITIAADILGPLPTGEYLLVVVDYYSRYFEVDLLKRIRASDIISRLKTTFSRYGAPYTMITDNGSQFTDHSFERFLKDYGVEHSTSPPLWPRANGEVERQNRTLLHAMQTAQVEGKDWRQELYIFLMAYRTTPHSTTGISPADAFFQRKVRCKLPTLGLQDTPVFDGQMRDEDLRKKEEGKRHGDIAVKAQTDDIKVGDKVLLRQQKTNKLTTTYEWQPYNVISRAGAEVVISNGNKTLRRHISHTRPYEEGQTPPVQEKESTNDLDEHFPTQQAKQTTKEGRTRRERQPPVRLKDYNLS is encoded by the coding sequence ATGGAGATACCTCCAGTGGAGCGATTTCAATTTCCTGACGAATCGACGTCTGACCTAGGCGCAAACTGGGAAAAATGGAAGCGTAGTTTTCAGTACTACCTTGACGGACGAGGCATCAACCAGGACGCTCGGAAGAGAGCACTCCTGCTGCATTCCGCTGGACCGCGAGTCCAAACGATCTTTGAGACTCTAGATGACACGGGGAATACCTATGCATCTGCCATCCAGTCACTCGATACCTATTTCCAACCGCTAGTCAACAAATACTATGAACGTTACCGATTTAGACAAAGACGGCAACAACAGGGAGAGGCGATTGATCGATTTGTGAGTCGTCTCCGACAGCAGGCCGCCAAGTGCAGCTTTGCAGATTCGGATGAGAACATTCTGGACCAACTGATAGAGAAGTGTGATGGTTCAAGAGTCCGCTCAAAACTGCTTGAGGAAGGTAATGACCTGACTCTGGAAAAGGCAATATCCCTAGCACGTACGCTAGAATCAGTAGCCGCGCAAGAGAGAGACATTTCGAGTCAACAAGATGCAGGACCCTCCACTGAGAGAACCCTTCGAGTAGAATCTACATGGAAGGACAGGCAAGCCAAAAGTAAGGGCAAACCACAAGCGAAAAAGCCACAACACGCGAAGCAGTGCTCACGATGTGGACTAGAAGGCCACGGCCCAACAGACGCAAAATGTCCAGCAAAGAAAGTAGAATGCAACAAGTGTCATAAGCAAGGACATTATGCTCGTATGTGCAAGACGAAGAGCAACGGCTCGAAGACTGGTAAAGTCCTCATGACAGAAGAGAGTCAATGTAAACAAGGAGAATGCTTGAGTAAGTCTGATTCAGAGTATGTGTTCGCTGTAAATCACGAACATGCTACAGCTGTTATTCGAATTGGTGGAGTTGATACACAAGTTGTCATAGACAGTGGAGCCTGTAGTAATATTATGTCACAACAAGAGTTCACACGGTTGAAACACAAAGGGATGAAATACAAATCATGCAAAGTGAAGAAAACCCTCTACACGTATGGTTCAACCAGACCCTTGTCTGTAGTTGGGGGATTTGACACAGAAGTAGCGTCAgaaggcaaacaaatgacaaccCAATTTATTGTTGTACGCTGTTCAGGACCAACATTGCTGGGACGTCAGACTGCACCAGAGCTGCATCTCCTAACGTTAGGATCTGTTCGAGAAGACAACACGCTTGGTCGAAAAGAACTAATAGAGGAGTACAGTGATTGTTTCTCAGGATTAGGGAAGTTGAAAGACTTCCAATTGAAGATACATATTGACGAGTCTGTGACCCCCGTAGCTCAGCAACCTAGACGGATCCCATTTGGCTTGAGAGACAAGGTTGAAGCAGAGTTAAATCATCTTCTGGAAGCAGACGTCATCGAGGAAGTTCAAGGACCGACATCTTGGATCAGTCCCGTCGTGGTGATACCCAAGAAGGGAGGCCAAGTTCGAATTTGCGTAGATATGAGACGAGCCAATGAAGCCGTCATCCGGGAGAGACACCCAATACCCACAGTCGATGAAGTAGTGGAAGAGCTCAGGCACAGCAAACACTTCAGTCGACTAGATCTTAAGAAGGGGTTTCATCAGGTCGAACTGGATGAAACATCACGACCAATAACTACCTTCGTCACCCACAAAGGATTATTTCGATACAAGAGATTGATGTTCGGAGTATCATCCGCCCCAGAGGCATACCAACGTATCATCCAGCAGACACTGTCAGGCTGTGAGGGAACTACAAATATCTCCGATGATATCTTGGTCCATGGAGTTAGCAAAGCCGAACATGACCTGAGACTACGAGCTGTCCTAGATCGGATCAGGGACAGAGGATTGACGCTCAATGCCGAAAAGTGTGACTTTGATATGGATAAACTCAAGTTTATGGGACATGTGATATCCAAAGAGGGTATATCACCGGCAGACGATAAAGTAGCATCTATCATGGCAACCCGAGACCCTAAGACAGCAACGGAAGTACGATCTTTCCTCGGCATAGTAAATTTTTGTGCCAAGTTCATACCAGACTTAGCAACAATTGCAGACCCTCTTCGGAAGTGTGCGAGAGCCAACCAGTCTTTCATGTGGACAAAGACTGAAGCAGAAGCATTCGCAACTATTAAGAATAGATTACGCGATGCCACCGCTCTTGCTGTGTTTGACAGAACAGCACACACCAGTGTCGTAGCTGATGCAAGTCCTGTAGGACTAGGAGCTGTTCTCTGGCAGGAACAAGATGGAATGAAGAAGCCTATCAGTTATGCGAGTAGAAGTCTGACTGATGTAGAGCGCAGATACTCTCAAACAGAGAAGGAAGCGCTAGGCCTAGTCTGGGCATGTGAAAGATTTAATCTGTATCTGGCAGGTCGGAAATTTGATCTCATTACAGATCACAGACCACTTCAAACTATTTATGGACCTCGAAGCAAACCTTCGGCGAGGATCGAACGTTGGGTTCTTAGACTCCAACCCTACGATTTCAACGTGATCTACACGCCAGGAAAGTACAATATTGCTGACCCCTTGTCACGATTGTCATTGCGTGATCAAGGTGGAGAGAATGACGAATACATCAAGTTTGTGGCAAGAGAAGCCGCACCTTCGTCGATCTCACCGAGACAAATTGAAGAAGCGTCCAAAGAAGACAGTGAGTTACAGTCACTACGAAGGAGTATCCGAGAAGGAAACCAAGCAAATGTACCGGCAAATTACAAGCATGTATTTGGCGAATTGACCATTGTTGGTTATATCGTTCTTCGAAACTGTAGAATAGTGATTCCAACTAAACTTCGGAACCAAGTGTTACAATTAGCACATGAGGGGAACCAAGGGATTACAAAGTGCAAAGATCGACTACGAACCAAAGTATGGTGGCCAGGCATCGACCGCGAAATGGAACGCATATGCAGAACATGCCACGCCTGTCAAATTACCCAATTGCCATCCCACCCACCTCCCATGAAAAGGACACAGCTCCCAACAGGTCCATGGATAACGATTGCTGCTGACATACTTGGTCCCTTACCGACTGGTGAATATCTTTTAGTAGTAGTGGATTACTACAGCCGATATTTCGAAGTAGATCTGTTGAAGCGAATTAGAGCTTCAGACATTATCTCCAGGCTAAAGACCACGTTCTCTAGATATGGTGCTCCGTACACCATGATAACGGACAACGGTTCACAGTTCACGGACCATTCCTTCGAACGTTTTCTCAAAGACTATGGAGTGGAGCACAGCACCAGCCCCCCATTATGGCCCAGAGCCAATGGAGAAGTCGAAAGACAGAACCGCACTTTGCTGCACGCTATGCAGACAGCACAAGTCGAAGGTAAAGATTGGCGACAAGAACTTTACATCTTCCTCATGGCATACCGCACCACACCACATTCCACAACTGGAATCAGCCCAGCGGATGCATTCTTTCAAAGGAAAGTACGATGCAAACTGCCAACTTTAGGGTTACAAGATACCCCAGTTTTCGACGGACAGATGCGAGATGAAGATTTGCGAAAGAAGGAGGAAGGGAAAAGACATGGAGATATCGCAGTAAAAGCACAAACCGACGATATAAAAGTAGGAGACAAAGTACTGTTACGCCAGCAGAAGACCAATAAATTGACTACCACTTATGAATGGCAACCTTATAACGTGATCAGCAGAGCCGGAGCAGAAGTAGTTATATCCAACGGGAATAAGACACTCCGACGACACATCTCTCACACGAGACCATACGAGGAAGGACAAACACCCCCTGTACAAGAGAAAGAGTCGACTAACGACCTTGACGAACATTTCCCTACTCAACAggcaaaacagacaactaaagaaggaagaacaagaagagagagacagcCACCTGTCCGCCTGAAAGACTACAACTTATCGTAG
- the LOC134187109 gene encoding uncharacterized protein K02A2.6-like, whose amino-acid sequence MDHIPASDKRLEQVRQMQKEDWLCQQVRKFTDDGWPEKRNLHGELKKFAALSLEITVQRDILVRGPRLIIPDKLRREMIERIHEGHQGIVKCRERAKAAIWWPGMSKELKEYVFSCPVCWRERRNHIKPLITTPLPLLPWQKIGTDLFEFKGSHYLLVIDYFSLYIEVVEVRSMTSVHIINQLKAIFSRHGVPECVVSDNGTQYTSEEFNIFANEYGFNHVTSSPKYPKANGEAERAVKTVKTLLQKAKDPYLALLSYRTTPLSNGFSPSQLLMSRRLRSNLPMSVEQRKPEVPNMQLLRKREVDQKRKKKVTYDKRHKVQHLPLLKAGDSVWISDKTTTGTVLRETYPRSYLVSTPKGILRRNRNHIRIESEEERKMEGSEERIERRSEPEREQRTNLESNVREEDHQPCHQYVGNQGKTSQNTSEMQRKERENTLETQRDLVATEDDKDDHRTIRTRSGRQVRKPNMLDL is encoded by the coding sequence ATGGATCATATTCCTGCCAGTGATAAAAGATTAGAACAAGTTCGGCAAATGCAAAAAGAAGATTGGTTATGCCAACAAGTAAGAAAATTTACAGATGATGGTTGGCCAGAGAAAAGAAATCTGCATGGAGAATTGAAGAAGTTTGCTGCATTGTCTTTGGAGATAACGGTGCAAAGAGATATATTGGTAAGAGGACCACGATTGATAATTCCCGACAAACTAAGAAGAGAAATGATTGAGAGAATTCATGAAGGACATCAAGGCATTGTAAAGTGTAGAGAAAGAGCTAAAGCTGCGATATGGTGGCCAGGTATGAGTAAGGAGCTAAAGGAGTATGTTTTTTCCTGTCCTGTATGTTGGAGAGAAAGACGTAATCACATAAAGCCATTAATTACAACACCTTTACCTTTATTGCCTTGGCAAAAGATTGGAACAGATCTTTTTGAATTCAAAGGATCGCACTATCTTCTTGTAATAGACTATTTCTCTCTTTACATAGAAGTTGTTGAAGTTCGAAGCATGACGTCAGTTCATATCATCAATCAATTAAAAGCTATATTCTCTAGACATGGCGTTCCAGAATGTGTGGTTTCGGATAATGGGACACAGTATACATCTGaagaatttaatatatttgcaAACGAGTATGGATTTAATCACGTTACGTCAAGTCCAAAGTATCCAAAAGCCAATGGAGAAGCCGAAAGAGCGGTGAAAACAGTGAAGACGTTATTACAGAAAGCCAAGGATCCATATCTTGCATTACTGTCATATAGAACAACACCGTTAAGCAATGGATTTAGTCCTTCTCAATTGTTGATGTCAAGAAGGCTAAGGTCCAATTTACCTATGTCAGTGGAGCAAAGAAAACCTGAAGTTCCCAACATGCAACTTTTGAGGAAGAGAGAAGTAGatcagaagagaaagaagaaagtCACCTATGACAAACGTCATAAAGTGCAACATCTTCCTTTATTAAAAGCGGGAGATTCAGTATGGATTTCTGACAAAACAACAACGGGTACTGTTCTAAGAGAAACGTATCCAAGATCGTATCTTGTTTCTACTCCGAAAGGAATTCTTCGTAGAAATAGGAATCATATCCGAATTGAAAGTGAAGAAGAGAGAAAAATGGAAGGAAGTGAAGAAAGAATTGAGAGAAGATCAGAGCCAGAGAGAGAACAAAGGACGAACTTAGAGTCAAATGTGAGAGAGGAAGATCATCAACCATGTCATCAATATGTTGGTAATCAAGGTAAAACGAGTCAGAATACTTCTGAGATGCAAAGAAAGGAGAGAGAAAATACATTGGAGACTCAGAGAGATCTGGTGGCGACTGAAGATGATAAAGACGATCATAGAACGATTAGAACTCGGTCTGGGAGACAAGTTAGGAAACCAAACATGTTGGATCTTTGA